TGAAGTCTACAGTACCATAAACATCACAATCGCGATAAAATTGTCGAAGGGAATGAACGTAAAGGGTGTCTTGATATGCCACAAAGCTGCACTGGTAGAAGGCTGAGAGATCTGAGCCACTTCTAACTGCAACTGCTTGGTGCTTGCTTGGTCCAGCATAGTTTTCAAATGTGATTCCCTTTGCTAAAAATCCAGTTCCCACCACGGCTGCGGTACCAATTAAAGAGTTTTAACTTCTATACACTAATaaaataatgacataaaagaattttAATACTGTCGAAATAATTAAACGATTTACAAGTACTGAAATATAAACATGAGATTAGTAATATGAAATATATGGCAGATTACATGCTACAAGAGGTTAAAATATTCTATAGTGCATATACTCTTTACACAGTCAgtttatataaattaaatccgGAGTTGTGTAATTTCTAAATGTCGACTaagaaaaaattctttaaaCTGTCAAATCACTTTAAAGATGACTCTAAGTATGTCTATAGTTACCTAGAAAACATGGGAGTTACAACTGGCTAAAATACATTACGTAATATTGTAAAAATTCTTTACAGGGTATACTACTACAAGTTAAGTTCGAAAGTCAAAcattaaatgaattttaaagCATTGATTATGATCTAGATTGTCAAAATCTACTTAAAAAGAACACATGATTTGGACGAAAGAGACAAATATGTTGGCAGAAAATCCAGGAACAAACAAGAAGGCTTTCCGTGGAACGCGGTAACGAATAATAGGATAAAAGAGTCCTACAAAGATAAACAAGCATGCTGACTAATTATTTGAGCgtttaaaatttggaaaagaaagtttctttttaaattcttttggAGAACTTTATGGTGATTAACAGTGACAGGGCGAAAAAAACAAATTATGATTAGGAGAAAAGGAAATTTCCAGATGCTGACTCTTTTTGTCTTTgcatgaattgaaattgaataagttCCGCCAGTACTTGCATGCAAAATAAgaagagtatttattttaattaaacgcCACTTTAAATGTTCAATTTGTGCGTCTGAGAATAGTACACTTTCACGTGTATCTTATCTTCATTGGcttcatatatatcatatcctATAGTTCTGGCTCCcatatttttttgggtaaaagtaAGAGTAGCTAGGGACCATGAAAATGAATTGAACAATATTGTCCTCAGCTTGGTTAGGCAAAAGCTTCCCAAATTCAATGCAGATCAAAAAGCTTTGAAGACAACTATGACTAGCCACTTTAGGTTAACGTTTTTCTTAATTGTCAACTTGTAGGTTTTAGATGCCCTATACGACATATAACTAGCTGTCTAAAGTAATCTTAATTTGTTAACCATTAAAAATGCAGTATATAATTTGTTATAACTAGTCTAAATATACTGACAGATGAAAGACCATTCCAACCTGTCAAAAGGTTTCGCTAGATCAACTTTTAGGACCGTGTTGGCGCCTTTACCTTTGCCCTCTCTTCCTCTATGTGAGTGTAAGTGTGGTGTGTTTTTAGTGTTACTGCAGTTTTCCCAACCTAAGGCCCAGTCTTCTAAATATGTTGAACCCCACAATAAATATAATTGTCCAAGCAGAGTTACTTGAATGTGTGTACTCCACCCAGCTAACAAAGTGCTCACGGGGAGATTCTTGTTTACATTATGATGCTCCTTCCAGTACTCTATTTGGTTATCCACTTTTTATTTTACACGATTAGAAAGAGAAAGGGTAAAATACATGAATCATTTAAGTAATTTTATTGAGAAATTAAAACATTAAAGATTTTATTTGTAACATAAAAGAgtcaaaaatatcataaaatcatcatggaAATAGTTAGACTAAAGCACTTCAAACTTTTCATGGCGTTCAACTTGCGTTAAGGCATCTTAGTGGACAACAtgaattcaactacatacagcAGTTGTGGCCTCCTACAAGGCTGAAATTTGTGTTCCCATTTCATCCCACCGACACaattaatcaaaattttcatacctTTAATTACGGCCACTTTTTGAATGATCAAAATATAGTCTACTATGACTTTTAGATGTATGTTTTGTTACCATTACAGCCATTGAATTTGAACATTCGATTAGCCAACCCATAGCAATGAGTAGTACCATTGACtactaaaagaaagaaaatcattGGTTTAATTGTGCCAGGCTTCAACATATGATGCAAAACACATAAGACTTGTCTACTTATATAGgagtaatataataaaaatacttacATAATTATAGGAGTATTGTTTAAAGTTAACAGCAAGTAAGCATATGACTATGTATCTGCGggtaatataaaaattaaagatgatGGATGACGTAGTAGGTGATTGGAGATTTTATTTATAAACAAAAAGTTTTTTAGAAGTTTGAAAAATGATATTTGAGAATCGAAGTTATATTTGGACATACATTTCACTTGAAAAAACAGATCATGTTTACTCTAATAAgtgtttgaaaaatgatttacaCTTCTTATGAATGAAATTTAAATTAAGTGGCTTAGTGATCAATGAAGTAGATTAACAAGTATGATGTCTAAAGTTCGTAGTAGTAGATGGAgtaataatttcttttcatgACGGAAGCTAACAAGATGCCCATGCAGCGTAAACTATTGCAGAAAATGTACGTATGATAAAGATAGTAATAAACTATTACGAGCCATTATGAGTATAGATTTTGTTCCCAATACATACAAAGGTAAGATTTGAAGCCTTAAATACATATCTAGAACACGTGACACTACATCTAACGCGTCAACATCAAGATCTCGTGCATCTGCTCACGGGGACCCAACTGGCTTAGTCAAAATGAGAATGGACTACTTTTTCCAGTATTGCACTTTTTGTGTAAAAAGTTAAAAACTGTCATAGTCTAATACTCATAGCATGACACAATATTGAAATATTCAAATTAAACGAATATATTTAATGTAAAAAAGATTTTACATCACATCTTAGTGACTTACAAATCGGACAATATTTTTGAACTTCAAAATGCTACCTACTCCGTAATGCAGGCGTTTCATTCGAGTAAGTATAATTACTAAGATAAAACTTGAAGTTTATCACACGCATACATAAAATTAGGTTTCAAAATGTTTTTCTGATGATATTTCAAGAATACTTTATACCCGCTTTAATAAACATATGACGTTTAAGTGATTAACTTAAATATACTGATGGTGTTTAAAGATTATTACACTAACAATGTATTTCAACCTACTGTAGTAGGTAACTTGCATAATTTCTGGATTACTATTCTTAATTTATTATGAACAATTACATGTAATTGATATCTTTTAGGTAAtttgatagttttttttttttttggtataacCATTTGGCATCCGATCGAAATCACTGGCCTGATTAATCAAAATTCTCACTAGAAATTACTCTTTACGTGAATCTTTCAATCCCAAGCTCGAACCCGAAACTTTTGATTAAAGGTGAATATATCTCATTTGTCTCACCGTACTCCTAGTGGTCCAGTTTAAAAATTTGTTTGTATATGAAAGTTAAACTATATTCAAATTGACAGAGAAGATCATTATACTCCTAGAAGAAAATACTGATAAAAGTTATGGAGTATTTGTCTCATCTTCTCATACTAAATTAAAAGTAAACCCTGTCAGTGTTTAACTAACTAAATCACCTGAAAAAGTAGAAGATATAGAGTATAAATCTAACAGAGAAAATTAAAACTTGAGCAACTTACCAACTGTAGCAGATCGGAAAGTAGTCCATCCATCAACAACGCTACGATTTCCCTTTATCAGCGTTTTTCCAATCCCATCTCCAAGAAACATAATCATGCTCTTTTTCCTCACAACCTCAATATATTCATAATACGCTCCCTCCTTAATGTAAATCACAAATCTCGTGTTACTTGAATTCGGAGCTACACTTAATGCCTCGTTAATTGTACTAAAATTACCTGTACCATCCTTAGCAACCACTAAATCAATTTTCGTCTCATTTAATGGAGCTTGTAAAAGTGCTCTATCTCTCCTCTTAATCCATTTAGGGAAGCCGTTCTTTACGGCCCCATATTCAGGAAAAATGTCCTGAGATTTCgtcgaagaagaagaagatgatgatgatgttttcaTTTTGTTCAGCATTGCTAGACAATTACTAACATGACGAGCAATTGTATGCAGGCTTTCTTGAACGTAACGtcttaaattctttttactaCGAGCAAGGCCATCGAGGCACGTGGCCTGATTTGTCATTGCAGCACTAAGAAGTGTTTGTAAATCATTATAGTTCTGTGTACGAGATTTCTTTTTGGAGAGATCAGAGAGAGTTGTTTTAAGCTCAATAATAGTATTATCCAATAACTGAACACAGTCTTCGAGAGCGCGTTTTTCATATGGCTCAAGTTCAGGCAAATCTTCACGAATTTCAGTGCAGTTTTTAGCGGAGGCTTTGACTTCAGCAACTGTGACATTTATAGTGGAAGAAATGATTTGGGAAATGGATTTTTGTGCGAGATCTGGGATTACGGAGAGAGTGGAAACACAGAGCTGTGGGTAAAGTGTGTCTTGACAATGTGATTGGGCTAGTTGAATGTTTTTGTGAACATGAATATGATGTACTGTGTTTGAGGatgtttttgggttttttgaGAAGAATGTGAGAGAGATGATAGCTGAGAGAGCTAAAAGAGTGAGCAGAAATGGAGTTTTCCATTTGAGATTGTACATTGTGGAAAACTAAAACACTTGCAGAGGAAATTAGCAAGTTCAAGATTTCGTGAGGGGAACTGAGAAACAACTGCACTGTTTAAATAAGAATATATTGTATGCGAGAGGCAAAAAAGATGACATGATACATGTTGAAATTTAGTCCATGGTTAATTAAAATGTTAGGTATTCAAATAATACCGTTCCTGATAAACTACTTTCTTTAAGGTAATGAAGacccataaaaaaaatgaatttaaagtAATAGACGCGATCAGTGTTAGGGATCAAATCCGTAATCTCAAATTAAGCGTGAAGAAATCTTATCTATCACACTGCGTTTATCCATGATAGTCACAAAATGTTACTACTAAACACATTAATTAGAGTTTAAAGCTCCGGAACTCGTACGCTCCAGCTGACAGGGAAACGGCTTTGACATGGGAATTGATTAACGATACTTATCTCCCTGCAGGAATTTAATTCGCTTCACATGTGCGTTGTTGCCCCAAAATAGAACCTTAAATCAAGCTCCAAGAACATGTATTGTCTTACTTCATTTGTAATTCATAAATTCTCATTTGGCTCCATGGCAAACCTTAAACCAAGGTCCAAGAACATGTAATGTCTTCCTTCATCGGTAGTTCTTTAATTTCCCTTCCGCTCAATTTATTTGGCTCCATACAGAAATGTCTTGCTACGGTTATGGTTTTAGATAATTCTCATATCATAAATTAATTTTGTGATTGAGT
This portion of the Lycium ferocissimum isolate CSIRO_LF1 chromosome 1, AGI_CSIRO_Lferr_CH_V1, whole genome shotgun sequence genome encodes:
- the LOC132047698 gene encoding pectinesterase, yielding MYNLKWKTPFLLTLLALSAIISLTFFSKNPKTSSNTVHHIHVHKNIQLAQSHCQDTLYPQLCVSTLSVIPDLAQKSISQIISSTINVTVAEVKASAKNCTEIREDLPELEPYEKRALEDCVQLLDNTIIELKTTLSDLSKKKSRTQNYNDLQTLLSAAMTNQATCLDGLARSKKNLRRYVQESLHTIARHVSNCLAMLNKMKTSSSSSSSSTKSQDIFPEYGAVKNGFPKWIKRRDRALLQAPLNETKIDLVVAKDGTGNFSTINEALSVAPNSSNTRFVIYIKEGAYYEYIEVVRKKSMIMFLGDGIGKTLIKGNRSVVDGWTTFRSATVAVVGTGFLAKGITFENYAGPSKHQAVAVRSGSDLSAFYQCSFVAYQDTLYVHSLRQFYRDCDVYGTVDFIFGNAAVVLQNCNLYARKPNEKQKNIFTAQGREDPNQNTGISILGGKIASAADLIPVESSFKNYLGRPWKEYSRTVIMLAHIGSLIDPAGFLEWDGTFALSTLYYGEYMNRGPGSNTSARVNWPGYRVINNSTEASQFTVGNFIEGKEWLPDTGYPFYLNLTAS